The genome window AGGTCCTGGAGCCACGCGGGTTCCTCGGTCGTTTTTTCCGTACTGACCTCGCTGCCGAGCGAGCGGAACCCGGCGAAGTACTTCGGCGAGATGGGCACGTCCTCCTGCGTGACGCCCTCGGGGAGGTCGTCGTCGCTCTGCGGGATGTATCCCTCGTCGGGGAACGCCTCGACGGTGTCGGGCACCACGAAGTTCCAGAACGCCTCCCACACGTCGGCCTCGGCGAACTGGAGGATGGGCTGGATGCGGTCGTGGGGCGGGAACAGGTCCGGGTCGTGGCGCGGCGAGAAGAACGTCTCGTCGGCGCGGGCCTCCTGCTCGTCCCAGCGGACGCCCGAGATGACGCCGTCGATGTCGTACTCCTCGAGGGCGTCGTTGAGCGCGACCGTCTTCAGCAGGTGGTTCCCGACGTACGTGTCGAGCAGGAACGGGAACGAGTCCTCCTCGAACTCCAGAATCTCCCGGATGTGGTGCTGATTGTGCTCCG of Halorubrum trapanicum contains these proteins:
- a CDS encoding phosphoadenosine phosphosulfate reductase family protein; translation: MSDDFPASVDVDYTDGEGEAPEDYPSIQHKIEKAVEVTRRGLEQYDNPAVMWTGGKDSTLTLYFINQVAEEYGYEKPTAVFIDHFQHFDDITDFVEHWADEWEIDLVYARNEDVGDYVAEHGLEPGDDIPVDALSEHNQHHIREILEFEEDSFPFLLDTYVGNHLLKTVALNDALEEYDIDGVISGVRWDEQEARADETFFSPRHDPDLFPPHDRIQPILQFAEADVWEAFWNFVVPDTVEAFPDEGYIPQSDDDLPEGVTQEDVPISPKYFAGFRSLGSEVSTEKTTEEPAWLQDLEGTTERAGRAQDKEDLMERLRDLGYM